A genomic window from Solanum dulcamara chromosome 11, daSolDulc1.2, whole genome shotgun sequence includes:
- the LOC129873938 gene encoding WEB family protein At3g51220-like codes for MEREEGVVVRGRVEIDMRQPFRSVKEAVILFGEKVLAGEIHAKQLQESKLVSSGGPKQYKFGAARVELEETKQSLQKAKEEGDFMAHCLQSLREELEQTRREIQQLKSTRDVVPQQKVPLPASDDDDIHEELKFIEQPSSKVLEVKTQTEQDDDDNDEIEFEKKRSVKFASPPLLTKVIAVKKEDYVKKETGEKSPSQLKKKLMKKPLIPLIGALFSKKKVNLEKESPN; via the exons ATGGAAAGGGAAGAAGGCGTGGTGGTGCGGGGACGTGTGGAGATCGATATGCGGCAGCCTTTTCGGTCTGTGAAGGAAGCAGTTATATTGTTTGGGGAAAAGGTTTTGGCTGGAGAAATTCATGCTAAGCAGCTTCAAGAG AGCAAGCTAGTAAGTAGTGGTGGACCAAAGCAGTATAAATTTGGGGCAGCACGAGTTGAGCTTGAAGAGACAAAGCAAAGCCTCCAGAAAGCCAAAGAAGAAGGAGATTTTATGGCGCATTGCCTTCAATCTCTTAGAGAAGAGCTGGAACAGACTAGAAGAGAGATACAACAGTTGAAGAGTACAAGAGACGTAGTACCCCAGCAGAAAGTACCACTACCAGCTTCTGATGATGATGACATTCATGAAGAGCTAAAATTCATTGAACAACCATCATCAAAAGTACTTGAAGTTAAAACACAAACCGAACAGGATGATGATGACAACGACGAGATCGAGTTCGAGAAGAAGAGGTCTGTCAAGTTTGCTAGTCCTCCACTGCTTACTAAGGTCATTGCTGTCAAAAAGGAGGATTATGTTAAGAAAGAAACCGGTGAGAAAAGCCCTTCACAGCTCAAGAAGAAATTGATGAAGAAGCCTTTAATCCCTTTAATTGGTGCATTGTTCTCCAAGAAGAAGGTAAATCTGGAAAAAGAATCTCCAAATTAA